From the Chryseobacterium sp. G0201 genome, the window ACATCACGGAAGAATTAAAAGAATACGAAAGTCAGATTCTTGGCGCTGAAGACAAAATTGGGGTTTTAGAGAATCAATTATATAGAAATGTTTGTTCTGAAACCATGGTTTATATGGATCAGATTCAGGAGAACTCAAATATAATTGCACAATTGGATGTTGCGGTTGGTTTGTCAGAACTTGCTGTTTCTGAGAGTTATACGAAACCTGTTTTAACGGATACTTTTTCAATCGATTTAAAAGAAGCAAGGCATCCGATTATTGAAAATGCGCTTCCTTTAGGCGAAAAATATATTCCGAATGATATTTATTTAGATAAAGATTCTCAGCAAATTATCATGGTTACGGGACCCAACATGGCGGGTAAATCGGCGATCCTTCGTCAGACAGCGATTGTTTGTCTTTTGGCGCAAATTGGAAGTTTTGTTCCTGCAAAATATGCTGAAATTGGAGTTTTAGATAAAATTTTTACCAGAGTAGGAGCAACAGATAATATTTCGGCGGGTGAATCAACTTTTATGGTTGAAATGAACGAAGCTGCTAATATTTTGAATAATATTTCAGACCGAAGTTTAATTTTATTAGACGAAATCGGTCGTGGAACTTCCACTTATGATGGAGTGTCTATTGCTTGGGCGATCGCGGAATATCTTCATCAACATCCGACTCAGGCTAAAACGTTATTTGCAACGCATTACCATGAATTGAATGAAATGACCGTGAATTTCGAGCGTGTAAAGAATTTCCACGTTTCTATTCAGGAGAATAAGGGAAGTATCATTTTCCTTAGAAAGCTAATTCCTGGTGGAAGTGAGCACAGTTTCGGTATTCATGTTGCAAAATTGGCTGGGATGCCTTCAAAAGTGGTTAACAGAGCCAATGAGATCTTAAAAACGTTGGAAGCAAGCCGCGGACAGGGAACTGGCGCATCTGAAACTATCAAAAGAGTGACCGAAGAAAATATGCAACTTTCTTTCTTCCAATTAGACGATCCTGTGTTGGAAAATATCCGTCAAGAACTGACGAAAATTGATATCAATACTTTGACACCAATTGAAGCTTTAATGAAGCTTAATTCGATTAAAAAGATGATCGGGAAATAAGTTAATATTTCTTCAATGATAAAGGGAAAGTATAAAGATAACGAACGGGCTCATTATTTACAGTAGCTGGTTTCCATTTTACAAACATTCTTCTGATCGCTGTTTCTGCGGCTTCTGAGTGTTTTTTATCATCTCCTGTCGCTGTAACGTATCGTACATAGCCGTTTTTTTCAACGATAAAATAGACTCTTGTGTTGATCTTATTGGTTTTTACATCAATAATATCCATATTGTCGGCAAATTTTCTGTGGAAAGCTTCCATTCCTCCCGGAAATTCGGGTGCCTTATCTGCTTTTGTTACCACATCATCCATTTTCATTTTTGATTTTAAAAATGTATAATCTGTAATCGTTGGAGTACCTGTTTTTGTTTCTGCTTTTTGCCCAAATACTGTAATACCTAAAAATGCTATTAAAAAGAAGAATAATTTTTTCATAGCGAAAGAATTTAATTAAGATTTCGATGCTTTTAACCAAAGCAAAAAGAGAGCCTAAGTGCTCTCTTTGTATTATAAATGATTGTATTCGTAAGTAGTGATCTCGGTATCGGTTATGCTTGTCCCTGTTTTTTCATAAAAATCGCGGGTGTCTTTCTTAGGATATCCGTTTGTATGGTATTCGTAGGTTGAATGGTAGATTGTCCATTCGTCTCCTGGTGTAGTAGTATATTGGATACGGTTGTTATAATCTATAACATTACGGGTTGATCCGTTCATATCCTCACTGTCCATAAGTCTGGTGTATCCGATGATATTTTTAAATGGAAAACTTCCGCCGTCATAAGCAACATTTTTAAGAATTCCGGTTCCGTTTTGATTTGTTCCCGGCTGTACATCTGCTACGGTTTCCGTCCAGTTTTTTAAAGATCCGTCAGTGTTTAAATACACATCTTTTACATAAGTTTTAGTTGAGTTGGTATGAGCAAGAACATCGGTTATTCTTACACGATCGGCACCAATATAGGCATAATCTGTAGTGTAAGTTCCTCCTTGATAAGTAGATGATTTTTTTGTAATCTTGTTTGAACTGTTATACGTTACATTTGTGGTCTGTGTTGATCCATCAGCGTAAGTATCAAGATATTTGGTGATCAAGTCACCGGAATAGGTATAAGTTCTTTTGAAATTATCCGTTGTATTGGTCATGGTAACAATCTTGGCTCCGTTATAGCTAAAAGTGTAATTATCACCATCCTGCACCATTTTTGTGACTAAAATTGGGTTGTCTTCCGCGGAAGTATCTTCCTCAACCGTTGCACAAGATGTGAAAAGTAAAATAGGTAGTAAGAAGTAAAATTTTTTCATATAAATTGATTAAATGAGTTATAAGAGTCAAAAATAAGAGAAATAATTAATTATTGGAATTAATTATGATTAAAAATATAATGTGATTGACGCATTTTTAATTAAAAATATATTTTTTCTAACAAAAAATGACACCAAAATTTGATGTCATTATAATTTTAATATAGAGAAGTTTTAAAAATTAACAGCAAACTCCTTTCGCGTTGCAAGCACCAATGTAAGCTTCACCATCTGTGTCTGTAAAACAAAAACAAGTTGCAACACACTTTATTTCTCCGGCGCCATTAACTTTCTCTAATTGTTCTCTTGTAAGTTTCTTTAAATTTTTCATAAAATAGTTTTGATTTGTAGTACGAATATAAATAAAATAAGTCAAACATAAGTGATAAAATTATTTTTAGGGTTAATTTTAACATCATTCCAAAATAAAAGCTAATAATAATTTCACTAATTTTGAGTATGAAGAATGTAATCAGTATATTATTTCTGTGCTTGTGTTTTACGGTTTTTAAAGCACAACAGACAACGGTTCCTTCTGTTAAATATGAAGAGCTTGAAAAACGTATTCAGCAGGAGAAAGATAAACTTCTTGTCGTTAATTTTTGGTCAACAACATGCGCGCCATGTGTAAAAGAGCTTCCACATTTTATGGAAATGAATAATAAATACGCCAACGATCTGAAATTTAAAATGATTCTGGTTTCACTTGATCGATTGGTAGATAAAGAAAGAGTAATCAAATTCATCAAAAATAAAAACCTCACGGCAGAAGTCATTTTATTGGATGATATCAAAAGAATGAATACTTGGATTCCTAAGTTTGAAAAAGACTGGGACGGAAATATTCCGGTGACTATATTTTATAAAAATGGTGAAAAAGTACATTTCAATGACGGCGAAATGAGTAAAGAAGAACTTGAAAATACAATTACTAAAAATTTACAATAATCAAAATAATATGAAAAATCTAAAAATTTTAATGACAGCTTTTATTGTTGGTTTAGGGCTTTTGAGCTTCACCACGATAAACGATGATAAAACACCTCAAAAGCGAAACTCTTCTTCCGTAAAAGGATATGAAGTAGGTGATGAAGCAACAGATTTTAAGCTTAAAAATATCGACGGGAAAACGGTTTCTCTAAGTGATTTTAAAGCTGCAAAAGGCTTTATCGTGATCTTCACATGTAATCACTGCCCGTACGCGAAAAAATATGAAGATAGAATCGTAGAGCTTGACAAAAAATACAAAGACCAGGGTTATCCTGTGATCGCGATCAATCCAAATGATCCAAGTGTACAGCCGGAAGACGGTTACAAACAAATGATCGAGAGAGCGAAACAAAAAGGTTTTACTTTCCCCTATTTGGTTGATGAAGGTCAGAAGATTTTCCCTCAATACGGAGCGACAAAAACGCCACATGTATTTGTTTTACAGAAAGAAAACGGTAAAAATATCGTAAAATACATCGGAGCAATCGACAATAATTACGAAAATCCAAACGACGTCTCAGAATATTACGCTCAAGACGCTGTAAACGCTTTAATAAAAGGTGAACCCATAAAAATGACAAAAACTGTTGCCATCGGATGCACCGTGAAAGTAAAGAAATAATATCTTTGTCGAAATAATAAATAATCGGTGTTCTTTTGAATGCCGATTTTTTTAATAATAAAATCAATTGGCTTTAGCCAAAACTTAAATATGAAATTCAAATTCAGTTTAAAATATTTCGTTGCAACAATAGTAATTTTCTTGGTTGAGGTTTTAATTGCTACAAAACTAAAAGATATTTTCTTCGTCAGAGCCTACCTTGGAGATGTAATTGTGGTGATTCTTCTGTATACTTTTGTTAAAAGTTTTTTTATTGTTAATAATCAAAAACTGATTCTGGGAATTCTTGCTTTTTCTTGCCTGATCGAGTTTGCACAATTCTTCAATATTGCAGAAAAATTAGGCTTCCAACAAGGAAGCCTGATGTATATCGTGATCGGAAATTCATTTTCCTGGATCGATATTTTATGTTATGTCGCGGGTTGTTTGCTGCTTTTTCTTTTTGTGAAATTTATTAATCCAAAAGAAGAAATAAACGTAAATTAATTATCTTCCGAAACTGTCATATTTATCTTCCGCATATTTTATAAAACGGTTCAACAAAGCCACGTTCTCTTTTTCCATTGGAGAAAGGTCGCTGTCTACATTATTAGAAACCGGAATATACCAATCTGTCTGTTCAAAAAAGTTTCTGTAAGTCTGTTTTTTAAAAGCATAACCATGTCTTGCAAAAACCGAATTTTTAATGATTTCAAGATCTAGTTTTCTTAAGTTTTTAAGGTCTTTTTCTGCCAGTTTTTGTTTCGAAGCATTTAATTTAAACACAGCATCAGAAGCAACTCTGTTTTTTTGAGTTGTATATTTTTCTGTTTTTCCGGTTTCTTCATCGGTGTATTTTTCGACAAAGTCTTTCGGGTTTTCCCAATCTACCAAATTTGATTCTTCATCCAACATAAAATTAGGATTATAAACGAATTCTTTCTTGGTTAATTTTAATGTCTTTAGTGGAGATTTTACAGCTTTTTTATTGAATACAGACCATTTTCCGGTAAGGCTGTCACCAGTTAATTTTACTTCAAATCTTCCATCCGTTTTATCGTTTCCAGGTTCGTCAAGCGTAAATGATTTTGAACTTTCATTAAAAATTCCTCGGAATGGTCGTTGATTTCCATTCACAATACTTTGCCCGTAAACACTGTCTTTTGTGATCCTGTTGATCTTTAATGCGATCTTTTTATAAACATCACCTTCATATTCCTCACCATCTTCAGAAGTGATCATTTCCTTTCCTGCAAAATCACCCATGTAAATTCCGTACAATTCTTGGTGAACTTCAGGAACAACTGCAGAGTCTTTCTTTGCAACAAGAGAATCTTTTGACGAAACGGTTTCTTTTGCATCCTTTTTACAGGCAATTAAACTAATTGTAAATAAGGAGACTAATGTTAATTTTAAAATTTTCATATGTAGTTTTTTTGATTTTTAATGGTGGTGTACAATCGCAAAATTACGGATTGTAGTAAAGCGATTTTATATAATTTTTTTTGTGATTAAATATTCAATTAAAAGGATATTCGGAACCCAACCCATCCATGCAATAATTTCATAAACATCCATCGGATTGGGGTGGAATAAATATACAATAATAACCTTCCACATTCTTAAAGTGACTGCAGAAAGCGTTAATGCAAAACTGCGCCACATCCATTGTTTATGTTGTTTAAATTGCTGCTGTCGGGCAAATTGGTATGCTTTAAAAGTAGTAAACCACCACAAACTTCCCAAAATAACAAAAGAAATTTTAGAAAAAACATCTCCGTTAGCTAAAAATCCCATATAAACTCCTGATGGAGCAGAAAAGATCAATAATAGAAAAATATAAACCTTTCCCGAGTTTCTGTGGAAATTTTTCAACCCAAAATTTTTCCTGAGAATAGATGAAAATCCTGAAAGTAAAACAAAAATACTCGTGTAAACATGCGTGTAGAAGAACCACAAATACTCCGGTCTGTCGGTAACTTCGGTTTGTTTTATCATTAAAAAACTCACCTCAGTTTTTAACGGAATATATTCTAACGTGATTTTCAGCATAAGCCAAAAAAAATATCCGAACCCTATGATTAAAAGGGTTTTGAGGACGTTTGGGATGTTTTTTTTGATTAAATGCATTATATTTTACATACCATTCATGGTGAAAGGAATAGTAAACCAATACTTAACAGGTTGATTATTATACATTGCAGGTTTCCATTTCTTTTTGATGGAATTTATTACACGTTCCATTTCTTTATTTAAAATTTGACTGTCGCCAGTTGCTGTTACAGATTTTATACTTCCGTCAATATCAATAGAAAATTTTACTTGAGATTTGACGGTTCCATTAATTTTAGATAGTATAGCGGTATTAAATTTTTTTGAAATAAGGTTTCTGAATTCATTGATTCCACCTGGAAATTCTGGCATTGTGTCTACCTTATCAATATAATATGAGGCTTGTGTATTATTTGATTTACTTGCTTCTGTTGTTTGAGAAAAAATCAGATTGAAACCTAAAAATAGAATTAAGATTAATGTTTTTTTCATAAATGTATTTTTTAAATGTTATTCAAATCCTGTGCAATCAGCCAAGCTTCACTCCAGCAAGCCTGAAAATTAAAGCCTCCTGTCACCGCATCAATATTCAAAACTTCTCCCGCAACATAAAAATTAGGCAAAATTTTAGAGGACATATTTTTAAAATTAATTTCTTTTAAATCTACCCCTCCAGCAGTTACAAATTCATCTTTAAAAGTTGATTTTCCTGTTACCTGCAGTTTCTTTTTGCATAAATTTTCAAGAATCATCTGCATTTCCTTTCCAGAAATTTGGGCAACCTGTTTGTTGAGGTCAACTTTTGAAACTTCTAATATTTTCTGCCAGAATCTATTCGTAATATCAAATATTTTCGCTAGTCCAATAGTCTTTTTTGGATTGGATTGTTTGAAGTTTTGAAATAATTCTTCTGCATCATCAATATCTTTTGAGATAAAGTTAACTTCAATTTCAAAATTATATTTAACCTTTGCTAAGCTTAATGCTTCCCAAGCCGATATTTTTAAAATTGCGGGTCCCGAAAGTCCCCAATGGGTAATTAATAAAGGTCCGCTTTCTTCTGTCTTTAATTTCGGAATGGAGATTTCTGCATTTTCAAAGCTTGTTCCGGGCAATTCTTTTAATAAATCATTCTTAATATTGAATGTAAAAAGGGATGGAACCAAATCAATGAT encodes:
- a CDS encoding energy transducer TonB → MKKLFFFLIAFLGITVFGQKAETKTGTPTITDYTFLKSKMKMDDVVTKADKAPEFPGGMEAFHRKFADNMDIIDVKTNKINTRVYFIVEKNGYVRYVTATGDDKKHSEAAETAIRRMFVKWKPATVNNEPVRYLYTFPLSLKKY
- a CDS encoding bacteriocin-like protein, with amino-acid sequence MKNLKKLTREQLEKVNGAGEIKCVATCFCFTDTDGEAYIGACNAKGVCC
- a CDS encoding TlpA family protein disulfide reductase, with amino-acid sequence MKNVISILFLCLCFTVFKAQQTTVPSVKYEELEKRIQQEKDKLLVVNFWSTTCAPCVKELPHFMEMNNKYANDLKFKMILVSLDRLVDKERVIKFIKNKNLTAEVILLDDIKRMNTWIPKFEKDWDGNIPVTIFYKNGEKVHFNDGEMSKEELENTITKNLQ
- a CDS encoding thioredoxin family protein — protein: MKNLKILMTAFIVGLGLLSFTTINDDKTPQKRNSSSVKGYEVGDEATDFKLKNIDGKTVSLSDFKAAKGFIVIFTCNHCPYAKKYEDRIVELDKKYKDQGYPVIAINPNDPSVQPEDGYKQMIERAKQKGFTFPYLVDEGQKIFPQYGATKTPHVFVLQKENGKNIVKYIGAIDNNYENPNDVSEYYAQDAVNALIKGEPIKMTKTVAIGCTVKVKK
- a CDS encoding DUF2809 domain-containing protein, with amino-acid sequence MKFKFSLKYFVATIVIFLVEVLIATKLKDIFFVRAYLGDVIVVILLYTFVKSFFIVNNQKLILGILAFSCLIEFAQFFNIAEKLGFQQGSLMYIVIGNSFSWIDILCYVAGCLLLFLFVKFINPKEEINVN
- a CDS encoding YARHG domain-containing protein; the encoded protein is MKILKLTLVSLFTISLIACKKDAKETVSSKDSLVAKKDSAVVPEVHQELYGIYMGDFAGKEMITSEDGEEYEGDVYKKIALKINRITKDSVYGQSIVNGNQRPFRGIFNESSKSFTLDEPGNDKTDGRFEVKLTGDSLTGKWSVFNKKAVKSPLKTLKLTKKEFVYNPNFMLDEESNLVDWENPKDFVEKYTDEETGKTEKYTTQKNRVASDAVFKLNASKQKLAEKDLKNLRKLDLEIIKNSVFARHGYAFKKQTYRNFFEQTDWYIPVSNNVDSDLSPMEKENVALLNRFIKYAEDKYDSFGR
- a CDS encoding DUF2306 domain-containing protein — encoded protein: MHLIKKNIPNVLKTLLIIGFGYFFWLMLKITLEYIPLKTEVSFLMIKQTEVTDRPEYLWFFYTHVYTSIFVLLSGFSSILRKNFGLKNFHRNSGKVYIFLLLIFSAPSGVYMGFLANGDVFSKISFVILGSLWWFTTFKAYQFARQQQFKQHKQWMWRSFALTLSAVTLRMWKVIIVYLFHPNPMDVYEIIAWMGWVPNILLIEYLITKKII
- a CDS encoding energy transducer TonB codes for the protein MKKTLILILFLGFNLIFSQTTEASKSNNTQASYYIDKVDTMPEFPGGINEFRNLISKKFNTAILSKINGTVKSQVKFSIDIDGSIKSVTATGDSQILNKEMERVINSIKKKWKPAMYNNQPVKYWFTIPFTMNGM
- a CDS encoding NAD(P)/FAD-dependent oxidoreductase, with product MKQIIIIGGGAAGFFCAANLDEKKYKITILEQNSDVLQKVKISGGGRCNVTHACFDPKELVQFYPRGNKELLSVFTKFQPGDTMDWFDQRKVPLKIENDNRVFPESNSSQTIINTLLNEIQQKKVEVKTKCSVKEIEKLDERYIVTTSLGDFEADFVIYTTGSSPKSLKIIENLGHKIIDLVPSLFTFNIKNDLLKELPGTSFENAEISIPKLKTEESGPLLITHWGLSGPAILKISAWEALSLAKVKYNFEIEVNFISKDIDDAEELFQNFKQSNPKKTIGLAKIFDITNRFWQKILEVSKVDLNKQVAQISGKEMQMILENLCKKKLQVTGKSTFKDEFVTAGGVDLKEINFKNMSSKILPNFYVAGEVLNIDAVTGGFNFQACWSEAWLIAQDLNNI